The Streptomyces sp. P9-A4 genome contains a region encoding:
- the rpsJ gene encoding 30S ribosomal protein S10: protein MAGQKIRIRLKAYDHEVIDSSAKKIVETVTRTGASVAGPVPLPTEKNVYCVIKSPHKYKDSREHFEMRTHKRLIDILDPTPKTVDSLMRLDLPAGVDIEIKL from the coding sequence ATGGCGGGACAGAAGATCCGCATCCGGCTCAAGGCCTACGACCACGAGGTCATCGATTCCTCGGCGAAGAAGATCGTCGAGACGGTGACCCGCACTGGTGCGTCGGTCGCGGGCCCGGTGCCGCTGCCCACTGAGAAGAACGTGTACTGCGTCATCAAGTCGCCGCACAAGTACAAGGACTCGCGCGAGCACTTCGAGATGCGCACGCACAAGCGCCTCATCGACATCCTCGACCCCACGCCGAAGACGGTTGACTCGCTCATGCGTCTCGACCTCCCGGCGGGCGTTGACATCGAGATCAAGCTCTGA